TCTACTTCTGCAAGGGCTCGCTTCCTTGGCAGGGTCTCAGAGCCACAACCAAGCGCCAAAAGTATGACCGCATCATGGAGAAAAAGTTATGCATTAGCGTGGAACAGTTATGTGTGGGGCTACCGATCGAGTTCGTGGAGTATATGCGCTACTGCAGAAATTTGCGCTTCGACGAGCGCCCCGACTACATGTATGTGGCACGTCTATTCAAGGACTTGTCGATCAAGCTTGAGTACCACAACGACCACTTGTTCGACTGGACCATGCTACGTTACACAAAGGCCATGATAGACAAGCAGTCGCAGGCCGCAGAAACACAGCACCAATCGCAACAGCAGGCACAAGAGCCTGCAAATGGTGATTCCGATACAGATTCCAAGAATGCATCTTTCATGAAGGTAAAGAAGTTGGCTATGATGAAGTTTCCTAGCCACTTCCACTACTGGAAGCCCACTGATACGCACCATCCTAGCCCCGAAGAGATCAAGCACCAGACTGTTCAAAACACACAAATTGTATCCACGATACCAGACGAAGTATTAAGCGAAATTGACAAGAACATGGAGGCGCTCAAGCAGGAGGCCGAGCAAGGCCGCGCCAGGCCGGGCAACGCACTCCCTCAGCAGTCTAATGGCGCCGTGGTCACACTGCTtgaacagcagcaggcaCAGGAACAGGGccagcaggagcagcagctccagcagcagcagcaacagcagcaccaCCATCCACAGACACAAGTCACTCCGGCTCAGGCACAATCGCCGCAGGCCCAACCTCCTGCCAAGCCTGACGGCAACGCCGGCGGTGCCGGCATATGGTTGTAGCTTTTCAGCCCAGCCAGGCTCCCGCCGCGGCGCACTACTAGTATCATTAGTGTTGGTATTAATTCTTGTTAATACCAATATTAATCCTTTATTACTATCCTTCATCATATACTACGTCTCCGTATCATTATACTCTCTCCGAGTCCTCTGCGAAACTGGCCACGCTGGTCTATCGCCGTTGGCGGATCCAGCGACAGAAAGGCTGGCTGCAGCTCCGGGCTTCTTCCATGCGTAGATAGTGACTACCCCTGTTAGCTTTGATGTCAAAGTTCCCTTTTTCAGGACAGCATCGAGAACCCCTTCAAACCCCTTTTAAAACATCACGGCGTGCTGACCAGGAGGGCAGAACTTTTCCTACTCAACATTGAGTTGAATTGGTAGTGCATTTTGATCGGTGAAGTATATCAAAAGGCAGTCTAGAAATTTGTACGTGTAGGCCGTAGTGCGTTCTGAGGATACGGCTAGATAATGGAGATCATGGAACAAGAGCTGTGCGTCGCCGAGGAAGCGCGGCGTCGATCAATGCTGCCGCAGAGGTCAACGGTGTCCAAGGGAAAGTACAGCCTTCAAGACTTCCAGATCATGCGCACGCTTGGCACAGGGTCCTTTGGGCGTGTGCACTTGGTGCGGTCGATTCACAATGGACGATACTATGCTATCAAAGTGCTGAAGAAGCAGCAGGTGATTCGGATGAAACAGATCGAGCATACCAACGACGAGCGACGGATGCTAAAGGTTGTGGAGCATCCGTTCCTGATCCGCATGTGGGGCACGTTTCAAGACGCGCGCAACCTGTTCATCGTCATGGACTATATTGAGGGCGGCGAGCTCTTCTCGTTGCTACGCAAATCACAGCGCTTCCCCAACCCCGTGGCGAAGTTCTACGCAGCGGAAGTAACGCTTGCGCTGGAGTACCTGCACGCACACAACATCATATACCGTGACCTGAAGCCGGAAAACATCTTGCTCGACAGAAACGGCCACATCAAGATTACAGACTTTGGCTTCGCGAAGGAGGTCGACACAGTAACATGGACACTATGCGGGACGCCGGACTACATTGCGCCCGAGGTGATCACGACAAAACCTTACAACAAGTCCATCGACTGGTGGTCCCTCGGCATCCTCATATTCGAAATGCTCGCCGGCTACACGCCGTTCTACGACGTGACGCCCATCAAGACCTACGAGAAAATCCTCGCTGGCAAAGTCGTGTTCCCGCCGTTCTTCCACCCCGACGCCATCGACCTCCTCGGCAAACTGATCACAGACGACCTCACCCGCCGGCTCGGCAACCTGCAGAGCGGCTCGCAGGACATCAAGTCCCACCCCTGGTTCTCGGAGGTCATATGGGAGAAGCTGCTCGCCAAGGACATCGAGACGCCCTACGAGCCCCCCATCACCGCCGGCGTCGGCGACTCCTCGCTCTTTGACCAATACCCCGAGGAGCATCTCGACTACGGCGTCCAAGGCGACGACCCGTACGCCAGCTACTTCGTCGACTTCTAGCCGGCACGTGACCGTAGGACGCTCGTGCAAATCGCTGCTTTCCGTAATTTATGTACAGGATGGAATTTACTTACAGGAACTCTCATTCCAGCACCACCTTCGCGCCCAGGGCCTCCAGCGAGGCCTTCACCTTCTCGGCCTCCTCCTTCGCGACGTTCTCGCGCAGCACCTTTGGCGCCGCCTCAACGAACTTCTTCGCCTCCACCAGCGACAGCCCCAGCAGGTTCTTGACCTCCTTGATCACCTTGGGCTTCGACTTGGCGTCGAACGCCTCCAGCTTCACCGCGAAGATCGTCTTCTCCTCCTTGACCTCCTCCTCGGCGGCCGCCTcgggcgcggccggcgcggccggcgcggcAGCCCCGCCCACCGCCATCGCGATGTCCGGGATGTTCAGCCGCGTCTTGAGCTCCCCAATTAGCGCCGACGTCTCGAGCAGCGTCAGCGTCGAAATCTGCTCCACAATCTGCGCGATCTTGGGGTCAACTGCGCCCGCACTCGTCGAATTCAAGCGCACCGCCTGCCGCCCGGCCGTACCGTACCGCAACACAACCCGTGCCGATCTGCTCACTTGACGCAACATGCTTTCCAGGTCCTGCTTCTGCTATTCGACTCGCTGAGTCTGTGTGGCTACTAGCAGTGAAGCATTATGAAAATTTTTTGGCCCAAAATTTTCACCACATAGCTAGCGTCCAGAATGACTTGGAAAAGTGGACCTCTCGGCCCTACTTCACGATGAGTTGCAACACGGCGACGACGCAAATCAGTGTTCCCAGAGCCAGTTAGCGTGCGGCGGCCATGACGACGTTCCGTTTCTGCAGAGACTGCAACAACATGCTTTACCCGCGTGAGGACAAGGAAGAACAACGGCTCCTGTTCGAGTGCCGGACGTGCACATACGCCGAGGAAGCGGGCACGCCTCTGGTGTACCGGCACGAGCTGATCACGAACATCGGAGAGACAGCAGGGGTGGTGCAGGACATCGGGAGCGACCCGACGCTGCCGCGGTCGGACAGGGAGTGCCCGCGGTGCCACTCGCACGACAACGTGTTCTTCCagtcgcagcagcggcggcgggaCACGAGCATGGTGCTCTTCTTTGTGTGCCTGGGGTGCTCGCACATCTTCACGTCGGACCAGAAGAACAAGCGGACAACGTTTTCGTAGCGTGTGTAAGAATATTTACAGACTAGGGGAAATACTTGGGGTCCTCCCAGAGAAACTGGGCGTcgggcgcggggcgggcgAACGGAGAGTCCATGGCGCTGAGCGCGTTGAGCTCGTAGGCGAGCGAGTCGACGGGATCGTCCGCGGGGCGCTGCGCGAagtgcagcagcgggttGACGCAGTCTGCGGACGCGGACGGGAGCGGCGTGCGGGGCGGCGCGTCCGCGGGGTcgtcgagcagctgctcgagcgCGTGCCAGCtgtcgcgcgcggcgtcgggcgcgcgcgcggagTGCAGTGGCTTcgcgggcggcagcgagCGCAGGAAGACCTCCGTGAAGTCGACCTCTGCGTCCTGCGCGGCGTAGCGCACGGGCGAGCCGAGGGTGTCGGCTGACGACCCCAGCGTCGGACTGAGCGCCGTGTGCAGCTCGTGCGTGAGCTTCGACTGCGTGCTCTGGCGTCGCAGCTGCGAGCAGCGGTCGCGCTGCAGCGTCTTGCGGCATCGCGGCTTCGAGACCGTCTTCTTCTCGGTGAAGACGGGCGCGGAGGAGCCCAGGATGTTGGTGCTGGGCAGAATGACGTTGAAGGACTCGATCTCCTGAGTCAGCCCGCAGTCACAGGGTATCGGCGTCGGCTCCGTGGGCAGGTTGAACTTGCTGCGGTACTCCAGCTCATCGAACTTCTTGACCGCGTCCCAGTCGCACTCCTGCCGCAGGTTATTTTTGAACTTTCGGTACTCCGCCGAGTCCGGGTTGAACTTCAGCGGGTGCGAGTGCCCGTTGTTGACCACCACGATGCTCCATCGCTTGCGCTTGAGCGAGTACGCCGCTCGCACCCGGAACGGACATGTGTTGTACGGCGACACCGCGCGCTTCTTTTTGCGCAGCTGCGACGCTGTCACCACCGGAGACAGCGGCAGCGTCTCGTACTGCCCGCCCagctcgtcctccgccgcgccggcctGCGAGCCCGGCGCGGACCCGCTCTTCGTCCGCTTCGACGCCTTGCACTTGAACACCACCTTGATCTTGTCGGACCGCTCGATCACTATCTCGATGCCCTGTGGGTAAAATATCTTCTGCAGCCACGGCTTGATGTCGTTTTTGTCCTTGAAGTCCGGGATAGGCTCCAGGTGGATCAGCTTGTTCTGGttctgctgccgccggATCCGCTCGATGGCCTGGTCGCTCAGCACGTTATTGTAGCTCGCTTCCGAGTAggggctgctgcgcgcccCGCTGCCCTCCACGTTGTGCCCGCTGGCCGTCGTCGCCGACGCCCCGCTCGGCACGTCCCCTGCCGTCTCCGACACCGACCACGCCGACGGCGACGCATCCAGCGGCGACTGTTTGCCCCATGCGTCCTGCGAGTACTCCATGCCAAATATCTACGGCGTCACTGAGCCTCGCGATTTTCTTTTGCCTCCGGTCTGCTAAGCCTGTGCCAGCTCCGGCTGCCGTGATCTGATTTTGCAACTAGAGAATAATAGCTGGTTTCCCACGCTCACCCATCGCAAGAAACCTCGAGATACAAGTTCTGCGACTACTGGCTGACCCCCATCGCAACGTCGTTGCTAGCGCCCGCTACACTGAAATTTTCCCAGTGCGAGAGCCATTTTCGGGGTGCAGTCGTCGCTGCACGCACGTGACCGTTCGTGATATTAATTAAAGTATGTGTCATTAGGATTAGGATGTATGTATGCAGCGTTATTCCAAGCAGAAGCTTTCGCAGCGGCCGCGGTAGAGCAGGTGGAGCCTGGTCTTCATCACGGCCATGTGGGTCACGTGTGTGATCCCGAACTTGTGTGCAATGTCGGTGCAACCGAGCGGAGCCCAGTGCCCGCGGTTGTTGTGCTCGTACAAGTGGAGCAGCGTGCTGTACGAGTGCTCGCCGAGCATGAAGAGCTTGCCCAACGGGGACCACTCCACGAAGcgcggctgctggcgcgTGACCACGGAGAG
This is a stretch of genomic DNA from Eremothecium gossypii ATCC 10895 chromosome VI, complete sequence. It encodes these proteins:
- the HRR25 gene encoding serine/threonine protein kinase HRR25 (Syntenic homolog of Saccharomyces cerevisiae YPL204W (HRR25)) — protein: MDLRVGRKFRIGRKIGSGSFGDIYHGTNLISGEEVAIKLEPIRTKHPQLDYESRVYKYLSGGIGIPFIRWFGREGDYNAMVIDLLGPSLEDLFNYCHRKFSLKTVMMLALQMICRIQYIHGRSFIHRDIKPDNFLMGVGRRGSTVHVIDFGLSKKFRDFRTHNHIPYRENKNLTGTARYASVNTHLGIEQSRRDDLESLGYVLIYFCKGSLPWQGLRATTKRQKYDRIMEKKLCISVEQLCVGLPIEFVEYMRYCRNLRFDERPDYMYVARLFKDLSIKLEYHNDHLFDWTMLRYTKAMIDKQSQAAETQHQSQQQAQEPANGDSDTDSKNASFMKVKKLAMMKFPSHFHYWKPTDTHHPSPEEIKHQTVQNTQIVSTIPDEVLSEIDKNMEALKQEAEQGRARPGNALPQQSNGAVVTLLEQQQAQEQGQQEQQLQQQQQQQHHHPQTQVTPAQAQSPQAQPPAKPDGNAGGAGIWL
- the TPK2 gene encoding cAMP-dependent protein kinase catalytic subunit TPK2 (Syntenic homolog of Saccharomyces cerevisiae YPL203W (TPK2)); the encoded protein is MEIMEQELCVAEEARRRSMLPQRSTVSKGKYSLQDFQIMRTLGTGSFGRVHLVRSIHNGRYYAIKVLKKQQVIRMKQIEHTNDERRMLKVVEHPFLIRMWGTFQDARNLFIVMDYIEGGELFSLLRKSQRFPNPVAKFYAAEVTLALEYLHAHNIIYRDLKPENILLDRNGHIKITDFGFAKEVDTVTWTLCGTPDYIAPEVITTKPYNKSIDWWSLGILIFEMLAGYTPFYDVTPIKTYEKILAGKVVFPPFFHPDAIDLLGKLITDDLTRRLGNLQSGSQDIKSHPWFSEVIWEKLLAKDIETPYEPPITAGVGDSSLFDQYPEEHLDYGVQGDDPYASYFVDF
- the MNP1 gene encoding mitochondrial 54S ribosomal protein bL12m (Syntenic homolog of Saccharomyces cerevisiae YGL068W (MNP1)), whose amino-acid sequence is MLRQVSRSARVVLRYGTAGRQAVRLNSTSAGAVDPKIAQIVEQISTLTLLETSALIGELKTRLNIPDIAMAVGGAAAPAAPAAPEAAAEEEVKEEKTIFAVKLEAFDAKSKPKVIKEVKNLLGLSLVEAKKFVEAAPKVLRENVAKEEAEKVKASLEALGAKVVLE
- the RPB9 gene encoding DNA-directed RNA polymerase II core subunit RPB9 (Syntenic homolog of Saccharomyces cerevisiae YGL070C (RPB9)), giving the protein MTTFRFCRDCNNMLYPREDKEEQRLLFECRTCTYAEEAGTPLVYRHELITNIGETAGVVQDIGSDPTLPRSDRECPRCHSHDNVFFQSQQRRRDTSMVLFFVCLGCSHIFTSDQKNKRTTFS
- a CDS encoding AFL087Cp (Syntenic homolog of Saccharomyces cerevisiae YGL071W (AFT1) and YPL202C (AFT2)) — protein: MEYSQDAWGKQSPLDASPSAWSVSETAGDVPSGASATTASGHNVEGSGARSSPYSEASYNNVLSDQAIERIRRQQNQNKLIHLEPIPDFKDKNDIKPWLQKIFYPQGIEIVIERSDKIKVVFKCKASKRTKSGSAPGSQAGAAEDELGGQYETLPLSPVVTASQLRKKKRAVSPYNTCPFRVRAAYSLKRKRWSIVVVNNGHSHPLKFNPDSAEYRKFKNNLRQECDWDAVKKFDELEYRSKFNLPTEPTPIPCDCGLTQEIESFNVILPSTNILGSSAPVFTEKKTVSKPRCRKTLQRDRCSQLRRQSTQSKLTHELHTALSPTLGSSADTLGSPVRYAAQDAEVDFTEVFLRSLPPAKPLHSARAPDAARDSWHALEQLLDDPADAPPRTPLPSASADCVNPLLHFAQRPADDPVDSLAYELNALSAMDSPFARPAPDAQFLWEDPKYFP